In the Taeniopygia guttata chromosome 12, bTaeGut7.mat, whole genome shotgun sequence genome, one interval contains:
- the RAD54L2 gene encoding helicase ARIP4 isoform X4, giving the protein MSDESISGSDPDLDPDLEQEDMEEEEEEDEEEAMEEDNDGDDEEDLLDESDQPQEAVFSGDHAEHAEDGEWQRSTSTTSSQSERAEQLLQNQHKSLASEDTKKKRAQKPSHMRRNIRKLLREDQLEAVTKAAQQEELERRKRLEQQRKDYPASIPAVPLEFLPEDIVFRTAEATQLPAQVLAEEVICLDSTSSGSEDDTKGKNSIKDEVIELSSGEDDALQIVDSSDSGNEGEEDGSEESSGSHVNDALNQSDALGQVIVNINHPPNEEDIFLAPQLARAVKPHQIGGIRFLYDNLVESLERFKTSSGFGCILAHSMGLGKTIQVISFLDVLFRHTEAKTVLAIVPVNTLQNWLAEFNMWLPAPENLPADYNSKEVQPRTFKVHILNDEHKTTAARAKVVNDWVTEGGVLLMGYEMYRLLSLKKSFATGRKKRTKKQTGPVIIDLDEEDRQQELLKGIEKALSRPGPDVVICDEGHRIKNCHASTSQALKNIRSRRRVVLTGYPLQNNLIEYWCMVDFVRPDFLGSRQEFSNMFERPILNGQCIDSTPQDVRLMRYRSHVLHSLLEGFVQRRGHNVLKVQLPSKEEHVILVRLSKIQRALYTEFMNRFRDAGNSGWLGLNPLKAFCVCCKIWNHPDVLYEALQKENLANEQDLDVDDLSTANTNSRCQPQGIKVKTESNALASPAGEATNSKFLQSVGFNPFQERANQVVTYEWAKDILCDYQTGVLENSPKMVLLFHLIEESVKLGDKILVFSQSLSTLSVIEEFLAKRLMPSPPGSDGGVHNWVRNINYYRLDGSTSASERERLINQFNDPSNASVWLFLLSTRAGCLGVNLIGANRVVVFDASWNPCHDAQAVCRVYRYGQKKPCHIYRLVSDYTLEKKIYDRQISKQGMSDRVVDDLNPVLNFTRREVENLLHFVGEESDPAQLSLNPSKMKESVLQLACLKYPHLITKEPFQHESLLIDRKEHKLTKAEKKAAKKSYEEEKRASVPYTRPSYAQYYPASDQSLTSIPAFSQRNWRPALKGEDKPVASVRPVQSTPIPMMPRHVPMGGAGSTSSSNPAVNFPINYLQRAGVFVQKIVTTTDIVIPGTNTSTDVQARISAGESIHIIRGTKGTYIRTSDGRIFAIRTTGKPKGNEDRRTAASGSQSSSLESTSNGRHSASSPQLPSAEELTRPISPDSPEIISELQQYAEAAAARESRHSSPSTAAPQGHAARTDSAPSAARGAEQRGGVPCMAPSVSSALPATSQHGDAHPVLDLRGNKRKSTSPSAPEEQSRRQQKKRQLPSSAQPYEHGFPVSGVENRGVLSKLLDNLSLDAPWK; this is encoded by the exons ACCAACCCCAGGAAGCTGTGTTCAGCGGTGACCATGCGGAGCACGCGGAGGATGGAGAATGGCAGCGCTCGACTTCAACTACCTCATCTCAGAGCGAGCGGGCAGAGCAACTCTTGCAGAACCAGCACAAGAGCCTGGCCTCTGAGGACACCAAAAAGAAGAGGGCTCAGAAACCGTCTCACATGCGGAGGAACATAAG AAAGCTGTTGCGTGAGGACCAACTGGAAGCCGTGACAAAGGCAGCCcagcaggaagagctggagagaaggaAACGGCTTGAGCAGCAGCGGAAGGATTATCCAGCCTCGatcccagctgttcctctggagTTTCTTCCTG AGGACATAGTTTTCAGAACAGCAGAGGCaacccagctccctgctcaggtcCTGGCTGAGGAAGTGATCTGCCTTGACAGTACCAGCAGTGGCAGTGAAGATGATACTAAAGGGAAAAATAGCATTAAAGATG AAGTGATTGAGCTAAGCTCAGGAGAGGATGATGCCCTCCAAATTGTGGACAGCAGTGACTCTGGCAATGAGGGGGAGGAAGATGGCAGTGAAGAGAGCAGTGGCTCTCATGTGAATGATGCCTTAAATCAGTCAGATGCTCTGGGGCAAGTCATTGTCAACATCAATCATCCACCAAATGAGGAGGACATTTTCCTGGCTCCCCAGCTTGCACGTGCAGTAAAACCTCATCAG ATTGGTGGAATCCGATTCCTTTATGACAACTTGGTCGAGTCCTTGGAGAGATTTAAAACCAGCAGTGGGTTTGGGTGTATTCTAGCACATAGCATGGGCCTGGGCAAGACCATACAGGTCATCTCTTTCTTGGATGTACTTTTTCGGCACACAGAGGCAAAGACTGTTCTTGCCATTGTACCT GTGAATACGCTTCAAAACTGGCTAGCAGAGTTCAACATGTGGCTCCCAGCACCTGAAAACCTTCCTGCTGATTATAACTCCAAAGAGGTCCAGCCCCGCACCTTCAAAGTCCACATCCTGAATGATGAACACAA GACGACAGCTGCACGAGCAAAGGTGGTGAATGACTGGGTGACAGAAGGTGGTGTGCTGCTGATGGGCTATGAGATGTACCGTCTCCTCTCGCTGAAGAAGTCCTTTGCCACTGGCAGGAAGAAGagaacaaagaaacaaactgGCCCTGTCATTATAGACTTGGATGAGGAAGACCGGCAGCAGGAGCTTCTGAAAG GGATTGAGAAGGCTTTGTCTCGCCCCGGCCCAGATGTGGTTATTTGTGACGAAGGCCACCGGATAAAGAACTGCCATGCCAGCACTTCGCAGGCACTGAAGAACATCCGCTCGCGCCGGCGGGTGGTGCTGACAGGGTACCCCCTGCAGAACAACCTCATCGAGTACTGGTGCATGGTGGACTTTGTCCGGCCTGACTTCCTGGGCTCGCGGCAGGAGTTCAGCAACATGTTTGAGCGGCCCATCCTGAACGGGCAGTGCATCGACAGCACCCCCCAGGATGTGCGGCTGATGCGCTACCGCAGCCACGTCCTGCACAGCCTGCTGGAGGGCTTCGTGCAGCG GCGAGGCCACAACGTGCTGAAGGTTCAGCTCCCATCTAAGGAAGAACACGTCATTCTGGTACGTCTGTCCAAGATCCAGCGGGCCCTTTACACGGAGTTCATGAACCGGTTCCGAGATGCAGGCAACAgtggctggctggggctgaACCCTCTCAAAGCTTTCTGTGTCTGTTGTAAG ATCTGGAACCATCCAGATGTGTTGTATGAAGCTCTGCAAAAGGAGAATCTGGCAAACGAGCAGGATTTGGATGTGGATGACCTTAGCACAGCAAACACTAATTCCCGCTGCCAGCCTCAGGGAATTAAAGTTAAAACAGAAAGTAATGCTTTGGCATCACCGGCTGGAGAAGCTACTAATAGCAAGTTCCTCCAGAGTGTTGGCTTCAACCCTTTTCAGGAGAGAGCAAATCAGGTCGTAACTTACGAGTGG GCCAAAGACATCTTGTGTGATTACCAGACGGGAGTCCTGGAGAACTCACCCAAGATGGTGTTACTTTTCCACCTAATTGAGGAAAGTGTGAAGCTTGGAGACAAGATCTTGGTCTTCAG CCAGAGCTTGTCCACCTTATCTGTCATTGAAGAGTTTTTGGCAAAGAGACTGATGCCGAGTCCTCCAGGCTCAGATGGAGGAGTTCATAACTGGGTCCGAAACATCAACTACTACA GACTGGATGGCAGCACCTCTGCCTCGGAAAGGGAGCGGCTGATTAACCAGTTCAATGATCCCAGCAATGCCTCTGTTTGGCTCTTCCTTTTGTCCACACG TGCTGGGTGTTTGGGTGTCAACCTCATTGGAGCAAACAGAGTGGTGGTGTTTGATGCTTCCTGGAACCCGTGCCACGATGCCCAGGCCGTGTGCCGGGTGTACCGCTACGGGCAGAAGAAGCCATGCCACATCTACAGACTGGTTTCTGATTACACCCTGGAGAAGAAGATCTATGACCGCCAGATCTCCAAGCAGGGCATGTCAG ATCGGGTGGTGGATGATCTGAACCCAGTGCTGAACTTCACTCGACGGGAGGTGGAGAACTTGCTGCATTTTGTGGGAGAAGAATCTGATCCTGCTCAGCTCTCCCTCAATCCAAGCAAGATGAAGGAGTCTGTTCTACAATTAGCCTGTCTCAAGTATCCTCACCTCATCACCAAG GAGCCTTTTCAGCACGAGTCACTGCTGATCGACCGGAAGGAGCACAAGCTGACCAAGGCAGAGAAGAAAGCAGCCAAGAAGAGCTATGAGGAGGAAAAGCGAGCATCCGTCCCCTACACCCGGCCGTCCTACGCACAGTATTACCCAGCCAGTGACCAGAGTCTGACAAGCATCCCTGCCTTTAGCCAGAGGAACTG GCGACCAGCCCTCAAGGGTGAGGACAAACCAGTGGCAAGTGTCCGCCCGGTTCAGTCCACCCCCATTCCAATGATGCCCCGGCATGTCCCCATGGGTGGTGCAGGATCAACCTCAAGTTCCAACCCTGCTGTcaactttcccatcaattatCTACAGCGAGCTGGTGTCTTTGTGCAGAAGATTGTTACCACCACGG ATATTGTGATTCCGGGTACAAACACATCCACTGATGTACAAGCTAGAATCAGTGCTGGTGAGAGCATCCACATCATCCGAGGGACAAAAG GGACATATATCCGGACCAGTGATGGTCGGATCTTTGCCATACGGACCACTGGGAAGCCAAAGGGCAATGAAGACCGTCGGACAGCTGCCTCAG GCTCCCAGAGCTCTTCCCTGGAGTCCACGAGCAATGGCAGACACAGTGCCTCATCCCCGCAGCTCCCCAGCGCGGAGGAGCTGACTCGGCCCATCTCCCCCGACAGCCCCGAGATCATCAGCGAGCTGCAGCAGTAcgcggaggcggcggccgcgcgcGAGTCCCgccacagctctcccagcaccGCCGCGCCGCAGGGCCACGCCGCCCGCACGGACAGCGCGCCCAGCGCCGCCCGAGGAGCTGAGCAGCGCGGGGGGGTTCCCTGCATGGCTCCCTCCGTGTCCTCGGCCCTGCCTGCCACCAGCCAGCACGGCGATGCCCACCCGGTGTTGGACTTACGGGGCAACAAGCGCAAGTCAACGTCACCATCGGCTCCGGAGGAGCAATCCCGGAGGCAGCAGAAGAAGCGCCAGTTGCCATCATCTGCGCAGCCATACGAACACGGGTTCCCCGTCTCTG GAGTTGAAAACCGAGGGGTTCTGAGCAAACTGCTGGACAACTTGTCTTTGGATGCAccatggaaataa
- the RAD54L2 gene encoding helicase ARIP4 isoform X2, whose protein sequence is MLLLDESQQFPDQPQEAVFSGDHAEHAEDGEWQRSTSTTSSQSERAEQLLQNQHKSLASEDTKKKRAQKPSHMRRNIRKLLREDQLEAVTKAAQQEELERRKRLEQQRKDYPASIPAVPLEFLPEDIVFRTAEATQLPAQVLAEEVICLDSTSSGSEDDTKGKNSIKDEVIELSSGEDDALQIVDSSDSGNEGEEDGSEESSGSHVNDALNQSDALGQVIVNINHPPNEEDIFLAPQLARAVKPHQIGGIRFLYDNLVESLERFKTSSGFGCILAHSMGLGKTIQVISFLDVLFRHTEAKTVLAIVPVNTLQNWLAEFNMWLPAPENLPADYNSKEVQPRTFKVHILNDEHKTTAARAKVVNDWVTEGGVLLMGYEMYRLLSLKKSFATGRKKRTKKQTGPVIIDLDEEDRQQELLKGIEKALSRPGPDVVICDEGHRIKNCHASTSQALKNIRSRRRVVLTGYPLQNNLIEYWCMVDFVRPDFLGSRQEFSNMFERPILNGQCIDSTPQDVRLMRYRSHVLHSLLEGFVQRRGHNVLKVQLPSKEEHVILVRLSKIQRALYTEFMNRFRDAGNSGWLGLNPLKAFCVCCKIWNHPDVLYEALQKENLANEQDLDVDDLSTANTNSRCQPQGIKVKTESNALASPAGEATNSKFLQSVGFNPFQERANQVVTYEWAKDILCDYQTGVLENSPKMVLLFHLIEESVKLGDKILVFSQSLSTLSVIEEFLAKRLMPSPPGSDGGVHNWVRNINYYRLDGSTSASERERLINQFNDPSNASVWLFLLSTRAGCLGVNLIGANRVVVFDASWNPCHDAQAVCRVYRYGQKKPCHIYRLVSDYTLEKKIYDRQISKQGMSDRVVDDLNPVLNFTRREVENLLHFVGEESDPAQLSLNPSKMKESVLQLACLKYPHLITKEPFQHESLLIDRKEHKLTKAEKKAAKKSYEEEKRASVPYTRPSYAQYYPASDQSLTSIPAFSQRNWRPALKGEDKPVASVRPVQSTPIPMMPRHVPMGGAGSTSSSNPAVNFPINYLQRAGVFVQKIVTTTDIVIPGTNTSTDVQARISAGESIHIIRGTKGTYIRTSDGRIFAIRTTGKPKGNEDRRTAASGSQSSSLESTSNGRHSASSPQLPSAEELTRPISPDSPEIISELQQYAEAAAARESRHSSPSTAAPQGHAARTDSAPSAARGAEQRGGVPCMAPSVSSALPATSQHGDAHPVLDLRGNKRKSTSPSAPEEQSRRQQKKRQLPSSAQPYEHGFPVSGGFTMPPVSLNHNLTHPFASQPGNSLYMGTGSSYYQLPNLLPDPHLVFPVTTDPLLTAGTASSSAATSATASVPSFMLNPSLAGVLPNYSLPFTQSLLPEPRMFAPFPAPVLPSSLPRSMASAYPGYMSPHSGYPAGGLLRSQVPQFEPQEVPEVGCSSNDEDKDDDVIEITGK, encoded by the exons ACCAACCCCAGGAAGCTGTGTTCAGCGGTGACCATGCGGAGCACGCGGAGGATGGAGAATGGCAGCGCTCGACTTCAACTACCTCATCTCAGAGCGAGCGGGCAGAGCAACTCTTGCAGAACCAGCACAAGAGCCTGGCCTCTGAGGACACCAAAAAGAAGAGGGCTCAGAAACCGTCTCACATGCGGAGGAACATAAG AAAGCTGTTGCGTGAGGACCAACTGGAAGCCGTGACAAAGGCAGCCcagcaggaagagctggagagaaggaAACGGCTTGAGCAGCAGCGGAAGGATTATCCAGCCTCGatcccagctgttcctctggagTTTCTTCCTG AGGACATAGTTTTCAGAACAGCAGAGGCaacccagctccctgctcaggtcCTGGCTGAGGAAGTGATCTGCCTTGACAGTACCAGCAGTGGCAGTGAAGATGATACTAAAGGGAAAAATAGCATTAAAGATG AAGTGATTGAGCTAAGCTCAGGAGAGGATGATGCCCTCCAAATTGTGGACAGCAGTGACTCTGGCAATGAGGGGGAGGAAGATGGCAGTGAAGAGAGCAGTGGCTCTCATGTGAATGATGCCTTAAATCAGTCAGATGCTCTGGGGCAAGTCATTGTCAACATCAATCATCCACCAAATGAGGAGGACATTTTCCTGGCTCCCCAGCTTGCACGTGCAGTAAAACCTCATCAG ATTGGTGGAATCCGATTCCTTTATGACAACTTGGTCGAGTCCTTGGAGAGATTTAAAACCAGCAGTGGGTTTGGGTGTATTCTAGCACATAGCATGGGCCTGGGCAAGACCATACAGGTCATCTCTTTCTTGGATGTACTTTTTCGGCACACAGAGGCAAAGACTGTTCTTGCCATTGTACCT GTGAATACGCTTCAAAACTGGCTAGCAGAGTTCAACATGTGGCTCCCAGCACCTGAAAACCTTCCTGCTGATTATAACTCCAAAGAGGTCCAGCCCCGCACCTTCAAAGTCCACATCCTGAATGATGAACACAA GACGACAGCTGCACGAGCAAAGGTGGTGAATGACTGGGTGACAGAAGGTGGTGTGCTGCTGATGGGCTATGAGATGTACCGTCTCCTCTCGCTGAAGAAGTCCTTTGCCACTGGCAGGAAGAAGagaacaaagaaacaaactgGCCCTGTCATTATAGACTTGGATGAGGAAGACCGGCAGCAGGAGCTTCTGAAAG GGATTGAGAAGGCTTTGTCTCGCCCCGGCCCAGATGTGGTTATTTGTGACGAAGGCCACCGGATAAAGAACTGCCATGCCAGCACTTCGCAGGCACTGAAGAACATCCGCTCGCGCCGGCGGGTGGTGCTGACAGGGTACCCCCTGCAGAACAACCTCATCGAGTACTGGTGCATGGTGGACTTTGTCCGGCCTGACTTCCTGGGCTCGCGGCAGGAGTTCAGCAACATGTTTGAGCGGCCCATCCTGAACGGGCAGTGCATCGACAGCACCCCCCAGGATGTGCGGCTGATGCGCTACCGCAGCCACGTCCTGCACAGCCTGCTGGAGGGCTTCGTGCAGCG GCGAGGCCACAACGTGCTGAAGGTTCAGCTCCCATCTAAGGAAGAACACGTCATTCTGGTACGTCTGTCCAAGATCCAGCGGGCCCTTTACACGGAGTTCATGAACCGGTTCCGAGATGCAGGCAACAgtggctggctggggctgaACCCTCTCAAAGCTTTCTGTGTCTGTTGTAAG ATCTGGAACCATCCAGATGTGTTGTATGAAGCTCTGCAAAAGGAGAATCTGGCAAACGAGCAGGATTTGGATGTGGATGACCTTAGCACAGCAAACACTAATTCCCGCTGCCAGCCTCAGGGAATTAAAGTTAAAACAGAAAGTAATGCTTTGGCATCACCGGCTGGAGAAGCTACTAATAGCAAGTTCCTCCAGAGTGTTGGCTTCAACCCTTTTCAGGAGAGAGCAAATCAGGTCGTAACTTACGAGTGG GCCAAAGACATCTTGTGTGATTACCAGACGGGAGTCCTGGAGAACTCACCCAAGATGGTGTTACTTTTCCACCTAATTGAGGAAAGTGTGAAGCTTGGAGACAAGATCTTGGTCTTCAG CCAGAGCTTGTCCACCTTATCTGTCATTGAAGAGTTTTTGGCAAAGAGACTGATGCCGAGTCCTCCAGGCTCAGATGGAGGAGTTCATAACTGGGTCCGAAACATCAACTACTACA GACTGGATGGCAGCACCTCTGCCTCGGAAAGGGAGCGGCTGATTAACCAGTTCAATGATCCCAGCAATGCCTCTGTTTGGCTCTTCCTTTTGTCCACACG TGCTGGGTGTTTGGGTGTCAACCTCATTGGAGCAAACAGAGTGGTGGTGTTTGATGCTTCCTGGAACCCGTGCCACGATGCCCAGGCCGTGTGCCGGGTGTACCGCTACGGGCAGAAGAAGCCATGCCACATCTACAGACTGGTTTCTGATTACACCCTGGAGAAGAAGATCTATGACCGCCAGATCTCCAAGCAGGGCATGTCAG ATCGGGTGGTGGATGATCTGAACCCAGTGCTGAACTTCACTCGACGGGAGGTGGAGAACTTGCTGCATTTTGTGGGAGAAGAATCTGATCCTGCTCAGCTCTCCCTCAATCCAAGCAAGATGAAGGAGTCTGTTCTACAATTAGCCTGTCTCAAGTATCCTCACCTCATCACCAAG GAGCCTTTTCAGCACGAGTCACTGCTGATCGACCGGAAGGAGCACAAGCTGACCAAGGCAGAGAAGAAAGCAGCCAAGAAGAGCTATGAGGAGGAAAAGCGAGCATCCGTCCCCTACACCCGGCCGTCCTACGCACAGTATTACCCAGCCAGTGACCAGAGTCTGACAAGCATCCCTGCCTTTAGCCAGAGGAACTG GCGACCAGCCCTCAAGGGTGAGGACAAACCAGTGGCAAGTGTCCGCCCGGTTCAGTCCACCCCCATTCCAATGATGCCCCGGCATGTCCCCATGGGTGGTGCAGGATCAACCTCAAGTTCCAACCCTGCTGTcaactttcccatcaattatCTACAGCGAGCTGGTGTCTTTGTGCAGAAGATTGTTACCACCACGG ATATTGTGATTCCGGGTACAAACACATCCACTGATGTACAAGCTAGAATCAGTGCTGGTGAGAGCATCCACATCATCCGAGGGACAAAAG GGACATATATCCGGACCAGTGATGGTCGGATCTTTGCCATACGGACCACTGGGAAGCCAAAGGGCAATGAAGACCGTCGGACAGCTGCCTCAG GCTCCCAGAGCTCTTCCCTGGAGTCCACGAGCAATGGCAGACACAGTGCCTCATCCCCGCAGCTCCCCAGCGCGGAGGAGCTGACTCGGCCCATCTCCCCCGACAGCCCCGAGATCATCAGCGAGCTGCAGCAGTAcgcggaggcggcggccgcgcgcGAGTCCCgccacagctctcccagcaccGCCGCGCCGCAGGGCCACGCCGCCCGCACGGACAGCGCGCCCAGCGCCGCCCGAGGAGCTGAGCAGCGCGGGGGGGTTCCCTGCATGGCTCCCTCCGTGTCCTCGGCCCTGCCTGCCACCAGCCAGCACGGCGATGCCCACCCGGTGTTGGACTTACGGGGCAACAAGCGCAAGTCAACGTCACCATCGGCTCCGGAGGAGCAATCCCGGAGGCAGCAGAAGAAGCGCCAGTTGCCATCATCTGCGCAGCCATACGAACACGGGTTCCCCGTCTCTGGTGGGTTCACCATGCCTCCTGTCTCTTTAAACCACAACCTAACCCATCCATTtgcctcccagccaggaaactCCTTGTACATGGGCACTGGTTCCTCTTATTACCAGCTGCCCAATTTACTCCCAGACCCTCATCTGGTGTTCCCTGTGACTACTGACCCTCTGCTGACAGCCGGCACCGCCAGCTCTTCTGCTGCTACCTCAGCCACCGCCAGCGTCCCCTCATTCATGCTAAACCCTTCTCTGGCAGGGGTGCTGCCCAATTACTCGCTTCCCTTCACGCAGTCACTCCTGCCCGAGCCCAGGATGTTcgctcctttcccagcccccgTCTTGCCTAGCAGCCTTCCCAGGAGCATGGCATCTGCCTACCCTGGCTACATGTCCCCTCACTCGGGCTACCCAGCTGGGGGTCTCCTTCGGTCCCAGGTGCCTCAGTTTGAACCCCAGGAGGTCCCAGAGGTGGGATGCAGCTCTAATGATGAGGACAAAGACGACGATGTCATAGAGAtcacagggaaataa